A window of the Streptomyces finlayi genome harbors these coding sequences:
- a CDS encoding carbohydrate ABC transporter permease, whose protein sequence is MTAADTKAAGPPPVPVPRGPEVTGPSSPAKDAKPRARRQRKKGELLPYLLILPAILAIAAVYVYPLIKTVIMSFQDMGRAALWGNGETPWVGFEQFTNILGDPEFWQVTGRTVVFMTICVVLTMGIGLLIALMMLRLSTWVRLVLTVALIAAWSMPLMVAASVFRWLADSDYGLINTLLADLTGNEDWLGHNWFLDPWQGFGIITLLVVWGAVPFVVITMYAALTQVPKELEEAASLDGASAFGVYRFVTWPVIKPVFTMVATLSVIWDFNVFGQIWLLRGNKPEPEYETLGLYSFSKAFESTSFSQGSAIALITVLMLSGVAVYYLRQLIKTGEVE, encoded by the coding sequence GTGACTGCCGCCGACACCAAGGCCGCCGGGCCGCCTCCGGTACCCGTACCACGTGGTCCGGAAGTAACCGGGCCGTCGTCCCCCGCGAAGGACGCCAAGCCGCGCGCCAGGAGGCAGCGGAAGAAAGGTGAACTCCTTCCGTACCTCCTGATCCTGCCGGCGATCCTCGCGATCGCCGCGGTGTACGTCTATCCGCTGATCAAGACCGTGATCATGTCTTTCCAGGACATGGGCCGGGCAGCCCTGTGGGGCAACGGCGAGACGCCGTGGGTCGGCTTCGAGCAGTTCACCAACATCCTGGGGGACCCCGAGTTCTGGCAGGTCACCGGCCGCACGGTCGTCTTCATGACGATCTGCGTGGTGCTGACCATGGGCATCGGGCTGCTGATCGCGCTGATGATGCTGCGCCTGTCCACCTGGGTCCGGCTCGTCCTCACCGTCGCGCTCATCGCCGCCTGGTCGATGCCGCTCATGGTCGCCGCCTCGGTCTTCCGCTGGCTGGCCGACTCCGACTACGGCCTGATCAACACGCTCCTCGCCGACCTCACGGGCAACGAGGACTGGCTCGGCCACAACTGGTTCCTCGACCCGTGGCAGGGCTTCGGCATCATCACGCTGCTGGTGGTCTGGGGCGCCGTCCCGTTCGTCGTGATCACGATGTACGCGGCCCTCACCCAGGTCCCCAAGGAACTGGAGGAGGCGGCCTCCCTCGACGGAGCCTCCGCGTTCGGTGTCTACCGCTTCGTCACCTGGCCGGTCATCAAGCCCGTCTTCACCATGGTCGCCACCCTGTCGGTCATCTGGGACTTCAACGTCTTCGGCCAGATCTGGCTGCTGCGGGGCAACAAGCCCGAGCCGGAGTACGAGACCCTCGGCCTCTACTCCTTCTCCAAGGCGTTCGAGTCCACCTCCTTCAGCCAGGGCAGCGCGATCGCCTTGATCACCGTCCTGATGCTCTCCGGTGTCGCCGTGTACTACCTGCGCCAGCTGATCAAGACGGGAGAGGTCGAATGA
- a CDS encoding sugar ABC transporter substrate-binding protein, protein MKRKLIAAVGVAAMMSGIAACGGDSGNASKDPKDRSEELTVWLMVDAQSTWPELVKDVNAQFKKKYPKVKVNVQYQQWADKAKKLDTALGGDKFPDVVELGNTETMQYILNGALAEIDPKKYDNSDTWIKGLKDTCTFEGKQFCVPYYAGARVAIYNKDMFKAGTGSDALPQTEAELLTALDKVSAEYTKKDKRFSSLYLPGRYWYAAMSYVAAYGGSIAEYDEGAKEWKGNLSSAESQKGIEHFVNLVKKYNKADITKDEQDHANVMANEKTALIYGNGWEAGSVTDGANNGNPKLEGKIAPAGMPGPEGKALPSFIGGSDLAITAKSEVTDLGQEWVSLFTSEKSMEVLASKNILPNNEKQLEPLKAKPETAAVANAVPDAWFTPIAPGWTSIEKDEVLENMLLAILKGTSVADAAKKADDEINALINK, encoded by the coding sequence ATGAAGCGCAAGCTCATAGCGGCGGTCGGCGTCGCGGCGATGATGTCCGGTATTGCGGCGTGTGGCGGGGACAGCGGCAACGCTTCGAAGGACCCGAAGGACCGCTCCGAAGAACTGACCGTCTGGCTGATGGTCGACGCGCAGAGCACCTGGCCGGAACTGGTCAAGGACGTCAACGCGCAGTTCAAGAAGAAGTACCCGAAGGTCAAGGTCAACGTCCAGTACCAGCAGTGGGCGGACAAGGCCAAGAAGCTCGACACCGCCCTCGGCGGCGACAAGTTCCCGGACGTCGTCGAACTCGGCAACACCGAGACGATGCAGTACATCCTGAACGGCGCACTCGCCGAGATCGACCCCAAGAAGTACGACAACTCGGATACCTGGATCAAGGGTCTGAAGGACACCTGCACCTTCGAGGGCAAGCAGTTCTGCGTGCCCTACTACGCCGGTGCGCGTGTGGCGATCTACAACAAGGACATGTTCAAGGCCGGCACGGGCAGCGACGCGCTCCCGCAGACCGAGGCCGAACTGCTCACCGCCCTCGACAAGGTCTCGGCCGAGTACACCAAGAAGGACAAGCGCTTCTCGTCCCTCTACCTGCCGGGCCGTTACTGGTACGCGGCCATGTCCTACGTCGCGGCGTACGGCGGCTCCATCGCCGAGTACGACGAGGGTGCGAAGGAGTGGAAGGGCAACCTCTCCTCCGCCGAGTCCCAGAAGGGCATCGAGCACTTCGTCAACCTGGTGAAGAAGTACAACAAGGCCGACATCACCAAGGACGAGCAGGACCACGCCAACGTCATGGCCAACGAGAAGACGGCCCTGATCTACGGCAACGGCTGGGAGGCCGGCTCCGTCACCGACGGTGCCAACAACGGCAACCCGAAGCTCGAGGGCAAGATCGCCCCGGCCGGTATGCCCGGCCCGGAGGGCAAGGCGCTCCCGTCCTTCATCGGTGGCTCGGACCTCGCCATCACCGCGAAGTCCGAGGTCACGGACCTCGGCCAGGAGTGGGTCTCGCTCTTCACCAGTGAGAAGTCGATGGAGGTGCTCGCCTCCAAGAACATCCTGCCCAACAACGAGAAGCAGCTCGAGCCGCTGAAGGCGAAGCCGGAGACGGCCGCTGTCGCCAACGCCGTGCCGGACGCCTGGTTCACGCCGATCGCGCCGGGCTGGACGTCCATCGAGAAGGACGAGGTCCTGGAGAACATGCTCCTGGCGATCCTCAAGGGCACCTCGGTGGCCGACGCGGCCAAGAAGGCCGACGACGAGATCAACGCGCTGATCAACAAGTAG
- a CDS encoding GntR family transcriptional regulator: MDADGGSTGNETGAGTRTARVPKYYRLKRHLLDMTETLPPGTPVPPERTLAAEFDTSRTTVRQALQELVVEGRLERIQGKGTFVAKPKVSQALQLTSYTEDMRAQGLEPTSQLLDIGYITADDALAGLLDITTGGRVLRIERLRLASGEPMAIETTHLSAKRFPALRRSLVKYTSLYTALAEVYDVRLAEAEETIETSLATPREAGLLGTDVGLPMLMLSRHSIDGNGEPVEWVRSVYRGDRYKFVARLKRPTD; the protein is encoded by the coding sequence ATGGATGCCGACGGGGGCAGTACGGGGAACGAGACCGGTGCGGGTACGCGTACGGCACGCGTACCGAAGTACTACCGGCTCAAGCGCCATCTGCTCGACATGACCGAGACACTTCCGCCCGGCACCCCCGTGCCGCCGGAACGGACCCTGGCCGCCGAGTTCGACACCTCGCGCACCACGGTGCGCCAGGCGCTCCAGGAACTGGTCGTCGAGGGGCGGCTGGAGCGCATCCAGGGCAAGGGAACCTTCGTCGCCAAGCCGAAGGTCTCCCAGGCGCTCCAGCTGACCTCGTACACCGAGGACATGCGCGCCCAGGGACTGGAACCCACATCCCAGTTGCTGGACATCGGATACATCACGGCCGACGACGCGCTCGCCGGCCTGCTCGACATCACCACGGGCGGCCGGGTGCTGCGGATCGAGCGGCTGCGCCTCGCCAGCGGTGAGCCGATGGCGATCGAGACCACCCACCTTTCGGCCAAACGCTTTCCCGCGCTGCGCCGTTCACTGGTGAAGTACACCTCGCTCTACACCGCGCTCGCCGAGGTGTACGACGTCCGGCTGGCCGAGGCCGAGGAGACGATCGAGACCTCGCTCGCCACCCCGCGCGAGGCGGGGCTGCTGGGTACGGACGTCGGTCTGCCGATGCTGATGCTGTCCCGTCACTCGATCGACGGGAACGGCGAACCGGTGGAGTGGGTGCGCTCGGTGTACCGCGGCGACCGCTACAAGTTCGTGGCCCGCCTGAAGCGGCCCACGGACTGA